The following proteins are co-located in the Magnetococcales bacterium genome:
- the blaOXA gene encoding class D beta-lactamase — translation MKNCLFGLMIGLFFTALSCQAETELDSGLTHILQQAGVAGSIVLLETDTNRVRVSDTTRSQERFLPASTFKVPHALIALETGVVQENELFPWDGTPLPLKTWEKDLTLKEAMAVSSVPVFQQIARRIGLQRLAEWVTRIGYGNHEIGEKVDQFWLEGPLAISPLEQAQFMARLAQNQLPFAKQSLESVRRLIPQEQLGDAHLFGKTGWAAAAKPMIGWYVGWLETQGTIVAFAVNIPMQSLEDAPLRKSLAMTALRYSGALATM, via the coding sequence ATGAAAAACTGCCTGTTCGGCTTGATGATCGGGTTGTTTTTCACCGCCCTTTCCTGCCAGGCAGAAACAGAACTGGACTCCGGGTTGACCCACATCCTGCAACAGGCAGGGGTGGCAGGAAGTATTGTTCTGCTGGAGACCGATACCAATCGGGTCCGGGTCTCTGATACAACCCGCAGCCAGGAACGTTTTTTGCCAGCCTCGACTTTCAAGGTACCCCATGCACTCATTGCCCTGGAAACCGGTGTGGTGCAGGAGAATGAACTCTTCCCCTGGGATGGAACCCCCCTCCCCCTCAAAACCTGGGAAAAAGATCTGACCCTCAAAGAGGCCATGGCGGTCTCGTCCGTACCGGTTTTTCAACAGATTGCCCGCCGCATCGGTCTGCAACGCCTGGCAGAATGGGTCACCAGAATCGGCTATGGCAACCATGAAATTGGTGAAAAGGTCGATCAATTTTGGTTGGAAGGTCCCCTGGCCATCTCCCCCCTGGAACAGGCCCAGTTCATGGCCCGTCTGGCCCAGAACCAGCTCCCTTTTGCAAAACAATCCCTGGAGAGCGTGCGCCGTCTCATCCCCCAGGAACAGCTCGGGGATGCCCATCTTTTTGGCAAAACCGGCTGGGCCGCGGCAGCCAAACCGATGATCGGCTGGTATGTCGGCTGGTTGGAAACCCAGGGGACAATCGTGGCCTTCGCTGTCAATATCCCCATGCAATCCCTGGAAGATGCCCCCCTCCGCAAATCCCTGGCCATGACTGCATTGCGTTATTCGGGAGCATTGGCAACAATGTAG